A genome region from Arachis duranensis cultivar V14167 chromosome 6, aradu.V14167.gnm2.J7QH, whole genome shotgun sequence includes the following:
- the LOC107493792 gene encoding uncharacterized protein LOC107493792, whose protein sequence is MNAQLANLADMISKMSISPSNNTNQPSSSSNLPSQPQPNPKGSLNAITLWSRTTLEEIPPRILEDIHEEEVIVEAPHEEEEVGKRHEDERVNLKEPKRKALVDESIPIPFPSMVKKAKKTLEFDMNMLQVFKKVEVTIPLLDAIQQIPKYTKFLKDLCTHKDRIGELETLSLGSSISSLMEPIPKKYGDPGPCLVSCCIGGHTFHDCMCDLGACVSILPLSTFVRLNLAPLKRSAVRFVLAHKSVITVTGIAKDVLVGIKDLIFSIDFYILEMPLTENRSSSSILLGRPFLKTSKFKLDAFTSTYSFEVGDKTIKFNLEEAMKHPPEKHFVLRVM, encoded by the coding sequence ATGAATGCTCAATTGGCCAATCTTGCCGACATGATTTCAAAGATGTCCATATCCCCCTCTAACAATACCAACCAACCCTCAAGTTCTTCCAACCTTCCATCCCAACCCCAACCAAACCCAAAGGGCAGTctcaatgccatcaccctatGGTCAAGAACTACATTGGAGGAGATACCTCCAAGGATCTTGGAGGACATTCATGAGGAAGAAGTAATTGTTGAAGCTCCACATGAAGAAGAGGAGGTAGGCAAGAGGCATGAGGATGAAAGAGTAAACCTCAAGGAACCCAAGAGGAAAGCTCTAGTGGATGAGTCCATCCCTATTCCATTCCCTTCCATggtgaagaaagcaaagaagacgCTGGAATTTGATATGAACATGCTTCAAGTGTTCAAgaaggttgaggtaaccataCCACTTCTTGATGCTATCCAACAAATTCCAAAGTATACAAAATTCTTGAAAGACTTGTGTACACACAAGGATAGGATAGGGGAATTGGAGACATTATCCTTGGGAAGTTCAATTTCTTCCTTGATGGAACCTATACCAAAGAAATATGGTGACCCTGGGccttgtttggtgtcttgcTGTATTGGTGGACATACTTTTCATGATTGTatgtgtgatcttggagcttGTGTAAGCATCTTGCCGCTTTCTACCTTTGTGCGGTTGAATTTGGCTCCATTAAAGAGGTCGGCAGTGAGGTTTGTCTTGGCCCATAAAAGTGTGATCACGGTAACAGGAATAGCCAAAGATGTACTTGTGGGAATCAAGGATTTGATCTTTTCGATTGACTTTTACATCCTTGAAATGCCTCTAACAGAAAAtagaagctcatcctccattCTACTTGGTAGGCCTTTCCTTAAAACCTCTAAATTCAAGTTAGATGCCTTCACCAGTACATATTCCTTTGAGGTTGGGGATAAGACTATCAAGTTCAATTTAGAAGAAGCCATGAAACATCCTCCCGAAAAGCATTTCGTTCTCCGAGTGATGTAA